The following coding sequences lie in one Rutidosis leptorrhynchoides isolate AG116_Rl617_1_P2 chromosome 6, CSIRO_AGI_Rlap_v1, whole genome shotgun sequence genomic window:
- the LOC139851545 gene encoding phospholipase A(1) DAD1, chloroplastic-like encodes MKGLIGMVKPCSLAKPSTHIFEFTNCSSSTNLQTRTRHLNVKSSWNSDSSQARVASRVAKLGQKWREYQGIKNWEGLLDPLDDGLRHEILRYGDFVEAAYRCFEFDTSSSDYGSCKYSKNSMLNRCGLGGSGYKVTKNLHATCGVQLPGWIDRVPSWTSVNSSWIGYVAVCNDDEEIARLGRRDVVIAFRGTATCLEWVENLRAMLTSLPNDVAPEKKKAMVQKGFLSMYTSANPTCPSLQDMVRDEISRIMATYGDEPLSITITGHSLGAALATLTAYDITSTFEKSPMVTVVSFGGPRVGNNNFRSQLESNGTRVLRIVNTTDVITKVPGFLVDDNHTTTKRIICLSGFQGWLQKRVDNTEWFRYADVGKELRLSSDASPYLTKTDFATCHDLKTYLHLVDGFVSSTCPFRTTAKRLLAGTKHTKQQILIR; translated from the coding sequence ATGAAGGGTTTAATTGGCATGGTGAAACCATGCAGTCTAGCTAAACCATCAACTCATATATTTGAATTCACAAACTGTTCTTCTAGTACGAATCTTCAAACCCGAACCAGACACTTGAACGTCAAAAGTTCTTGGAATAGTGATTCGAGTCAGGCTCGGGTTGCGAGCCGAGTGGCTAAATTAGGCCAAAAATGGAGGGAGTATCAAGGGATAAAGAATTGGGAAGGATTGCTTGATCCTTTAGATGATGGTTTACGCCACGAGATACTTCGTTATGGCGATTTCGTTGAAGCGGCATATCGGTGTTTTGAGTTTGATACGTCATCGTCAGATTATGGAAGTTGTAAGTATTCGAAAAACTCGATGTTGAATAGATGTGGGTTAGGTGGAAGTGGATATAAGGTGACTAAGAATTTACATGCTACATGTGGAGTTCAGCTACCAGGTTGGATCGATAGAGTGCCAAGTTGGACATCCGTGAATTCCAGCTGGATTGGTTACGTGGCAGTTTGTAATGATGACGAGGAGATCGCGCGGTTAGGCCGAAGAGATGTAGTGATTGCATTTAGAGGAACTGCCACTTGTCTAGAGTGGGTTGAGAATCTACGTGCTATGTTGACATCATTACCTAATGACGTGGCACCTGAAAAGAAAAAGGCAATGGTGCAAAAAGGGTTTTTGAGTATGTACACGTCAGCAAACCCAACATGTCCGAGTTTACAAGATATGGTGAGGGACGAGATATCGAGAATTATGGCGACTTATGGCGACGAGCCACTTAGCATAACGATAACCGGTCATAGTCTTGGTGCAGCCCTAGCCACTCTAACTGCCTACGACATAACCTCGACATTTGAAAAATCGCCAATGGTGACTGTTGTTTCATTTGGTGGGCCACGTgtcggtaacaataatttcagatcACAGCTTGAAAGTAACGGTACACGAGTCCTTCGGATCGTGAACACAACGGATGTGATCACGAAAGTCCCCGGATTCTTAGTCGATGACAACCACACAACAACAAAAAGAATAATCTGTTTATCGGGGTTTCAAGGATGGCTACAAAAACGTGTTGATAATACAGAATGGTTTAGATATGCGGATGTTGGTAAAGAACTTCGACTTAGTAGTGACGCATCACCATACCTTACGAAAACTGATTTTGCCACGTGTCACGATTTAAAGACTTATCTTCACTTAGTCGATGGCTTCGTGAGCTCCACATGTCCGTTCCGGACAACAGCAAAAAGACTGTTGGCCGGAACGAAACACACAAAACAACAAATTTTGATTAGATGA